One genomic segment of Burkholderia pyrrocinia includes these proteins:
- a CDS encoding TetR family transcriptional regulator: protein MNQPKIKRDPEGTRRRILMAAAEEFASGGLFGARVDQIARRAETNERMLYYYFGSKEQLFTAVLEHAFSALTEAERVLDLDGVAPVEAVTRLAHFVWDYYRDHPELLRLINNENLHEARYLHKSTRIREMMSPIVAKLGNVLTRGQKAGLFRSDVDPLRFYVTLSGLGYYIVSNRFTLAATLGRDFTDTDERAEMVRMNTEVLLAYLLRR, encoded by the coding sequence ATGAATCAGCCAAAAATCAAAAGAGATCCTGAAGGTACGCGCCGTCGCATCCTGATGGCGGCAGCCGAAGAGTTCGCGAGTGGAGGGCTGTTCGGCGCACGCGTCGACCAGATTGCGCGCCGGGCCGAAACCAACGAGCGCATGCTCTATTACTACTTCGGCAGCAAGGAGCAGTTGTTTACGGCCGTGCTCGAACACGCGTTCTCCGCGTTGACCGAGGCCGAGCGCGTGCTCGATCTCGACGGCGTCGCGCCGGTCGAAGCCGTCACGCGGCTCGCGCATTTCGTTTGGGACTACTACCGCGACCATCCGGAACTGCTCAGGCTCATCAACAACGAGAACCTGCACGAAGCGCGCTACCTGCACAAGTCGACGCGGATTCGCGAGATGATGTCGCCGATCGTCGCGAAGCTCGGCAATGTGCTGACGCGCGGCCAGAAGGCCGGGCTGTTCCGCAGCGACGTCGATCCGCTGCGCTTCTACGTGACGCTGTCGGGGCTCGGCTACTACATCGTGTCGAACCGCTTCACGCTCGCCGCGACACTCGGCCGCGACTTCACCGACACCGACGAGCGCGCGGAGATGGTCCGGATGAACACCGAGGTGCTGCTCGCGTATCTGCTGCGGCGCTGA
- a CDS encoding polyhydroxyalkanoate depolymerase, which yields MLYQLHEFQRAMLSPLTAWAQAASKSFANPSSPFSLMPGATRMAAAYELMYRLGKDYEKPEFDLHQIVKDGHNIPIVEQTIVEKPFCRLLRFKRYSDDADAVTQLKDEPVVLVCAPLSGHHSTLLRDTVRTLLQDHKVYITDWIDARMVPVETGPFHLHDYIAYIQEFIRHIGARNLHVISVCQPTVPVLAAISLMASRGEDTPLTMTMMGGPIDARRSPTSVNSLATQHSTAWFENNVIHTVPANYPGEGRQVYPGFLQHTGFVAMNPERHAQSHWDFYQSLLRGDEDDAEAHRRFYDEYNAVLDMAAEYYLETIRVVFQEFRLAEGTWDVEGERVRPQDIKHTALMTIEGELDDISGSGQTHVAHELCTGIPQDQRRSLTAEKCGHYGIFSGRRWRTIIYPQLRDFIREHVPEPKHGATKDQPEAPAATTLAAVPAGTVQAETTRVTAAKRTRAKAPATAAAPAKAAPAAKRAGSNSPRAKTARARKAA from the coding sequence ATGCTTTACCAACTGCACGAATTCCAGCGGGCCATGCTGAGCCCGCTCACGGCCTGGGCTCAGGCCGCTTCCAAATCGTTCGCCAACCCGTCCAGCCCGTTCTCGCTGATGCCCGGCGCGACGCGGATGGCCGCCGCCTACGAACTGATGTATCGGCTCGGCAAGGATTACGAGAAGCCCGAATTCGACCTTCACCAGATCGTCAAGGACGGCCACAACATCCCGATCGTCGAGCAGACGATCGTCGAGAAGCCGTTCTGCCGGCTGCTGCGTTTCAAGCGCTATTCGGACGATGCCGACGCCGTCACGCAACTGAAGGACGAGCCGGTCGTGCTGGTCTGCGCGCCGCTGTCGGGCCACCACTCGACGCTGCTGCGCGACACCGTGCGCACGCTGCTGCAGGATCACAAGGTCTACATCACCGACTGGATCGACGCGCGGATGGTGCCGGTCGAGACCGGCCCGTTCCACCTGCACGACTACATCGCGTACATCCAGGAATTCATCCGCCACATCGGCGCGCGCAACCTGCACGTGATCTCGGTGTGCCAGCCGACGGTGCCGGTGCTCGCGGCGATCTCGCTGATGGCGAGCCGCGGCGAGGATACGCCGCTCACGATGACGATGATGGGTGGCCCGATCGACGCGCGCCGCAGCCCGACGTCGGTGAACTCGCTCGCGACGCAACACTCGACCGCGTGGTTCGAGAACAACGTGATCCACACGGTGCCCGCGAACTATCCGGGCGAAGGCCGCCAGGTGTATCCGGGCTTCCTGCAGCACACGGGCTTCGTCGCGATGAACCCGGAACGGCATGCGCAATCGCACTGGGATTTCTACCAGAGCCTGCTGCGCGGCGACGAGGACGACGCCGAAGCGCACCGCCGCTTCTACGACGAGTACAACGCAGTGCTCGACATGGCCGCCGAGTATTACCTCGAGACGATCCGCGTCGTGTTCCAGGAATTCCGGCTGGCCGAAGGCACGTGGGATGTAGAAGGCGAGCGCGTGCGCCCGCAGGACATCAAGCACACCGCGCTGATGACGATCGAGGGCGAACTCGACGACATCTCGGGCAGCGGCCAGACGCACGTCGCGCACGAGCTGTGCACGGGCATCCCGCAAGACCAGCGCCGCAGCCTGACCGCCGAGAAGTGCGGTCACTACGGGATCTTCTCGGGCCGCCGCTGGCGCACGATCATCTACCCGCAACTGCGCGACTTCATCCGCGAGCATGTGCCGGAACCGAAGCACGGCGCGACGAAGGATCAGCCCGAGGCGCCGGCGGCCACAACGCTTGCGGCCGTACCGGCCGGCACCGTGCAGGCCGAAACGACGCGTGTCACCGCGGCGAAGCGCACGCGCGCAAAGGCACCGGCCACGGCCGCCGCGCCCGCCAAGGCCGCACCGGCCGCGAAGCGTGCCGGCAGCAACAGCCCGCGCGCAAAAACCGCACGCGCGCGCAAGGCCGCCTGA
- a CDS encoding glycoside hydrolase family 15 protein: MPALIEDYALVGDGHTAALIAKDGSVDWLCWPRFDSGACFAALVGTPEHGRWLLAPAVDAAITHTTRRYRGDTLILETDYESADGAVTVIDFMPPGNGWSELVRIVVGRHGTMKMRMELVLRFDYGFSVPWVTQLTREDGMKAIAGPDTVVLRTPVPLAGKNLHTLAEFTVSADERVPFSLSYAASHLRLPPARDPLSMLARTENYWLEWSGRCQVQGRYAAAVRRSLITLKALAYEPTGGIVAAPTTSLPEKIGGNRNWDYRYCWLRDATITLLALMRGGHYDEARAWRTWLGRVMAGSPEQIQIMYGIAGERRLPEMELDWLPGYQDSRPVRIGNGAANQLQLDVFGEVMAALHLARVGGLQADDTVWSVQCALLDHLEKIWQEPDEGIWETRGGRRHFTFSKVMAWVAFDRAIKSAEMFRLPGSLDRWRALREQIHADVCDNAWHEGKQAFAQSYGSDELDASVLLMPLLGFLPPEDPRIVGTVEAIERELLHDGLVMRYRTTEYDDGLPPGEGTFLACSFWLVDNYALLGRIDDAHRLFSRLLSLSNDLGLLAEEYDPVAGRLVGNFPQAFSHVALVHTAMNLMHHEEAMARAAGQPAPAMATGR, translated from the coding sequence ATGCCCGCCCTGATCGAAGACTACGCCCTCGTCGGCGACGGCCACACCGCCGCGCTGATCGCGAAAGACGGCTCCGTCGACTGGCTGTGCTGGCCCCGCTTCGATTCGGGCGCCTGCTTCGCGGCGCTCGTCGGCACGCCCGAGCACGGCCGCTGGCTGCTCGCTCCGGCCGTCGACGCCGCGATCACGCACACGACCCGCCGCTATCGCGGCGACACGCTGATTCTCGAAACCGATTACGAAAGCGCCGACGGCGCCGTCACCGTGATCGACTTCATGCCGCCCGGCAACGGCTGGTCCGAACTCGTGCGGATCGTCGTCGGCCGCCACGGCACGATGAAGATGCGCATGGAACTCGTGTTGCGCTTCGACTACGGCTTCTCGGTCCCGTGGGTCACGCAACTGACCCGCGAGGACGGGATGAAGGCGATTGCCGGCCCCGACACCGTCGTGCTGCGCACGCCGGTGCCGCTCGCCGGCAAGAACCTCCATACGCTCGCGGAATTCACGGTGAGCGCCGACGAGCGCGTGCCGTTCTCGCTCAGCTATGCGGCCTCGCACCTGCGGCTGCCGCCCGCGCGCGATCCGCTGTCGATGCTCGCGCGCACCGAGAACTACTGGCTCGAATGGTCGGGCCGCTGCCAGGTGCAGGGCCGCTACGCGGCCGCCGTGCGCCGTTCGCTGATCACGTTGAAGGCGCTCGCGTACGAGCCGACCGGCGGCATCGTCGCGGCGCCGACCACGTCGCTGCCCGAGAAGATCGGCGGCAACCGCAACTGGGACTACCGCTACTGCTGGCTGCGCGACGCGACGATCACGCTGCTCGCGCTGATGCGCGGCGGCCACTACGACGAGGCGCGCGCGTGGCGCACGTGGCTCGGCCGCGTGATGGCCGGTTCGCCCGAGCAGATCCAGATCATGTACGGGATCGCCGGCGAACGCCGGCTGCCGGAAATGGAGCTCGACTGGCTGCCCGGCTATCAGGACTCGAGGCCGGTACGCATCGGCAACGGCGCCGCGAACCAGCTCCAGCTCGACGTGTTCGGCGAGGTGATGGCCGCGCTGCACCTCGCGCGCGTGGGCGGCCTGCAGGCCGACGACACGGTCTGGTCCGTGCAGTGCGCGCTGCTCGACCATCTCGAGAAGATCTGGCAGGAACCCGACGAGGGGATCTGGGAAACCCGCGGCGGCCGCCGCCATTTCACGTTCTCGAAGGTGATGGCGTGGGTCGCGTTCGACCGCGCGATCAAGTCGGCGGAGATGTTCCGGCTGCCCGGCTCGCTCGACCGCTGGCGCGCGCTGCGCGAGCAGATCCATGCCGACGTCTGCGACAACGCGTGGCACGAAGGCAAGCAGGCGTTCGCGCAGAGCTACGGCAGCGACGAGCTCGACGCGAGCGTGCTGCTGATGCCGCTGCTCGGCTTCCTGCCGCCGGAAGACCCGCGCATCGTCGGCACGGTCGAGGCAATCGAGCGGGAATTGCTGCACGACGGCCTCGTGATGCGCTACCGCACGACCGAGTACGACGACGGGCTGCCGCCCGGCGAAGGCACGTTTCTCGCATGCAGCTTCTGGCTGGTCGACAACTACGCGCTGCTCGGCCGGATCGACGACGCGCACCGCCTGTTCAGCCGGCTGCTGTCGCTGTCGAACGATCTCGGGCTGCTCGCGGAGGAGTACGACCCGGTCGCCGGGCGGCTCGTCGGCAACTTCCCGCAGGCGTTCTCGCACGTGGCGCTCGTGCATACCGCGATGAACCTGATGCACCACGAAGAGGCGATGGCGCGCGCGGCCGGCCAGCCCGCGCCGGCCATGGCCACGGGGCGCTGA
- a CDS encoding lactonase family protein, translating into MSSRLRERDARASTRGFPLRLAHWMKGFAIVLSLSATHAFAQQSPAPADGVYNLLVGTYTGGGSDGIYVYRFDTKTGSVAPVSSAKTVNPSYLLPSRDGRTVYAVNELPGDDGPATQRGGVSAFRFDAKTGALTFIDRVSSEGNDPCYLALSPDGKTLVTANYSVAADPGGSFAVLPLRDDGAVSQAVLTVHHEGTGPVKGRQDGAHVHSTVFSPDGRYLFVQDLGADKIYGYRYTVDGSRGLISPTDTRYTPVKAGSGPRHMVFGADGRFAYVTSELNASVEVFGYRDGKLTPVETLPMTAPGFKGKVGGGAIHLSPDGRFLYASNRGDANDIVIYAVNKADGRLKHVGRQSSLGKTPREFLIDPTGKWLIVGNQDSDTFYVFSRDVETGQLGANPQKVAVGKPVDFKLVPVQ; encoded by the coding sequence ATGTCCAGCCGTTTACGCGAGCGTGACGCACGCGCTTCGACACGAGGGTTCCCGCTTAGGCTCGCTCACTGGATGAAAGGTTTCGCGATCGTGCTCTCCTTGTCCGCGACCCACGCATTTGCGCAGCAATCGCCCGCCCCGGCCGACGGCGTCTACAACCTGCTCGTCGGCACCTATACGGGCGGCGGCAGCGACGGGATCTATGTTTACCGCTTCGATACGAAAACCGGCAGCGTCGCGCCGGTGTCTTCGGCGAAGACCGTGAATCCGTCGTACCTGTTGCCGAGCCGCGACGGTCGCACCGTCTACGCGGTCAACGAATTGCCCGGCGACGACGGGCCGGCGACGCAGCGCGGCGGCGTCAGCGCATTCCGCTTCGACGCGAAGACGGGCGCGCTGACCTTCATCGACCGCGTGTCGTCGGAAGGGAACGATCCTTGCTACCTCGCGCTGTCGCCGGACGGCAAGACCCTCGTGACGGCCAACTATTCGGTCGCGGCGGATCCGGGCGGCAGCTTCGCGGTGTTGCCGCTGCGCGACGACGGCGCGGTCAGCCAGGCCGTGCTGACCGTGCACCATGAAGGCACGGGGCCCGTGAAGGGCCGCCAGGACGGCGCGCACGTGCACTCGACGGTGTTTTCGCCGGACGGCCGTTATTTGTTCGTACAGGATCTCGGCGCGGACAAGATCTACGGCTACCGCTACACGGTGGACGGCAGCCGCGGGCTGATCAGCCCGACCGACACGCGCTACACGCCGGTGAAGGCCGGCTCGGGGCCGCGTCACATGGTGTTCGGCGCCGACGGCCGGTTCGCGTACGTGACGAGCGAGCTCAACGCGTCGGTCGAGGTGTTCGGCTACCGCGACGGCAAGCTGACGCCGGTCGAGACGCTGCCGATGACGGCGCCGGGCTTCAAGGGCAAGGTCGGCGGCGGCGCGATCCACCTGTCGCCGGACGGCCGCTTCCTGTATGCGAGCAACCGCGGCGACGCGAACGACATCGTGATCTACGCGGTGAACAAGGCCGACGGCCGGCTGAAGCACGTCGGCCGCCAGTCGAGCCTCGGCAAGACGCCGCGCGAGTTCCTGATCGATCCGACCGGCAAGTGGCTGATCGTCGGCAACCAGGACAGCGATACGTTCTACGTGTTCAGTCGCGATGTCGAAACGGGGCAGCTCGGCGCGAATCCGCAGAAGGTTGCGGTCGGCAAGCCGGTCGACTTCAAGCTGGTGCCGGTGCAGTAA
- a CDS encoding DNA translocase FtsK, with translation MHTVVFGWFGISAVWFLLLFWRLVQAMLPGGGGLTGRGSIRLWLGFAAVFVASCTLTSALSGPDTNALGHAFSAGFAHVLGPIGTPVAMVVLFFAGLPWLTGIGWRQFAAWVDTSFGVKLSRGGDDDDARGIADLPRSALHRDDDVVQPTTAHTVNSMAPRQNGRYSRPTLWKPDPQARPKPRSTTPPRPHTEPVAPSGWLKPTATGRSMPAPPAPIPTGAMPPPTTGSTASLARAAANSQVPRPDPAPLPVGFEPVRPRPTAARAATAALKQPAPRATVTPRPASAPLRPPVRPPVRPVAGTGAAGLPPDAARRRPAPQTPARAPLYAWTEKPAAPITPAPSVHDTLRSIEASTAQWATLGGAQSADAAHAAAAAATVAGVAGVAAAAGSVAAPVSATTSDGFVSATHGVATHDASAPVEHDAAHAYDDNAPIVLDAFMRAEASMTHAPVTDTGATAFDDVVPQTLPDTGIDNAAFSHHGAPEIQHVDDTRAAPAFGIAPAPSFDAPIDLAPWEDLASRPVSAFDGSAGNPIAVSPTDATGSESVNAASAQPQNEVVHDIAASKPAASVDTGDKYGAQPAPAIDRLAPARAPQGVADAHADGKPAEGIAPFAALPSSSLAESSARAISDAAPLAAASAPTASRTASEAAEPKAAERTAPPSAIAQGATPATAWTRTPSIPSTVQPATTNTAVSTESPKSPAAQPFAAAPTASSAATSPLVGTAHGSAAQAPAFASSIAPVTAAASPVGITGTASGSLSQPAALASTVAPVASTSPVGVTGTASGSLSQPAASASTVAPVAPAFPVGVTGTASGSLSQPAASASTVAPVAPASPVDVTGTASASLSQPVASVSTIAPIESTFPVGVTGTASASLSQPAASAPTVAPIAPASPVGVTGTASASLSQPAASAPTVAPIAPASPVGVTGTASASLSQPVASASTVAPVASAAPVGITDEIYGSLARASTPASTVAPAATPSTSGASGSASGSIAQASAPATSSATAPAAPANFASGSIAAQPSAPAPTLPANTATSSTGTPFGASGTAAPQPTTNLPVLPAASVVTTPSASTIAPMTTAAAAPAQPVAGSPVAAVGSLASIAATTATQTLPIASAPAATATATFATPPAPAASSASWSAPNVSATPPAPSTTAPQPATTVPGAGLPVPATVAAAPAIPVAAPVGAIAAVATEPATPAATETTDAPARQPRPNAFEFHAPASFNVELPTLDLLEPASDDVEMITEEHLAQTAQVIEQRLQEFKVPVTVVGASAGPVITRFEIEPALGVRGSQIVGLMKDLSRGLGLTSIRVVETIPGKTCMGLELPNAKRQMIRLSEILAAREYQHSQSQLTIAMGKDITGRPVVTDLAKAPHMLVAGTTGSGKSVAINAMILSLLYKATPEDVRLIMIDPKMLELSVYEGIPHLLAPVVTDMKLAANALNWCVGEMEKRYRLMSAVGVRNLAGFNQKIRDAEAKEKKIGNPFSLTPEDPEPLSKLPLIVVVIDELADLMMVAGKKIEELIARLAQKARAAGIHLILATQRPSVDVITGLIKANIPTRVAFQVSSKIDSRTILDQMGAESLLGMGDMLFLPPGTGYPQRVHGAFVADEEVHRIVEYLKQFGEPQYEEGILDGPAADGATQDLFGEAPDAEADPLYDEAVAFVVRTRRASISSVQRQLRIGYNRAARLVEQMEAAGLVSAMGINGSREVLVPAAAD, from the coding sequence TCGACACGTCGTTCGGCGTCAAGCTGTCGCGCGGCGGCGACGACGACGACGCGCGCGGCATCGCCGACCTGCCGCGCAGCGCGCTGCATCGCGACGACGACGTCGTGCAGCCGACCACCGCGCATACCGTCAACTCGATGGCGCCGCGCCAGAACGGCCGGTATTCGCGCCCGACGCTGTGGAAACCCGACCCGCAGGCGCGGCCGAAGCCGCGCAGCACGACGCCCCCGCGGCCGCACACGGAACCCGTCGCGCCGTCGGGCTGGCTGAAGCCGACCGCGACCGGTCGCAGCATGCCGGCCCCGCCCGCGCCGATCCCGACCGGCGCGATGCCGCCCCCGACGACCGGCAGCACCGCGAGCCTCGCGCGCGCGGCGGCGAACTCGCAAGTACCGCGCCCCGATCCCGCCCCGCTTCCGGTCGGATTCGAACCGGTCCGGCCGCGGCCAACGGCCGCGCGAGCGGCCACCGCTGCGTTGAAGCAGCCCGCTCCGCGCGCCACGGTCACGCCGCGGCCGGCCAGCGCGCCGCTGCGCCCGCCGGTGCGACCGCCGGTGCGACCGGTCGCGGGAACCGGCGCGGCCGGCCTGCCGCCGGACGCCGCGCGCCGCCGCCCGGCGCCGCAAACGCCGGCGCGCGCGCCGCTCTATGCATGGACGGAAAAACCCGCCGCACCGATTACACCCGCGCCGAGCGTTCACGACACGCTGCGCTCGATCGAGGCCAGCACCGCGCAATGGGCCACGCTCGGCGGCGCGCAGTCGGCCGATGCGGCGCACGCGGCGGCGGCAGCCGCCACCGTGGCCGGAGTGGCCGGAGTGGCCGCTGCAGCCGGCAGCGTTGCCGCGCCGGTATCGGCGACCACGTCGGACGGGTTCGTCTCCGCGACGCACGGCGTCGCGACCCATGACGCCAGCGCCCCGGTCGAACACGATGCGGCACACGCTTACGACGACAACGCGCCGATCGTGCTGGATGCGTTCATGCGTGCAGAGGCCAGCATGACGCACGCTCCGGTTACGGATACGGGCGCCACGGCGTTCGACGACGTCGTCCCGCAAACGCTGCCGGATACCGGAATCGACAATGCCGCGTTTTCGCATCACGGCGCCCCCGAGATCCAGCACGTCGACGATACGCGCGCCGCGCCCGCATTCGGGATCGCACCCGCGCCGTCGTTCGACGCGCCGATTGACCTCGCTCCGTGGGAAGACCTCGCCAGCCGGCCGGTTTCCGCGTTCGACGGATCGGCCGGAAACCCGATTGCTGTGTCGCCGACCGACGCGACGGGATCGGAGTCGGTCAATGCCGCCTCCGCGCAACCGCAAAACGAGGTGGTTCACGACATCGCTGCAAGCAAACCGGCTGCGTCCGTCGATACCGGCGACAAGTACGGAGCGCAACCGGCGCCTGCGATCGATCGCCTTGCACCGGCCCGTGCGCCGCAGGGCGTCGCCGATGCTCACGCCGACGGCAAACCCGCCGAGGGGATCGCTCCGTTTGCGGCCCTCCCCTCTTCGTCGCTCGCAGAATCGTCGGCACGCGCCATTTCCGACGCCGCGCCGCTTGCGGCAGCGTCGGCACCGACTGCATCGCGTACCGCATCCGAAGCTGCCGAGCCGAAAGCGGCAGAACGTACGGCGCCGCCGTCGGCAATCGCGCAGGGCGCCACGCCCGCGACAGCTTGGACGCGGACGCCGTCGATTCCGTCAACGGTGCAACCTGCAACGACAAATACGGCCGTCTCCACGGAATCGCCGAAATCGCCGGCAGCTCAACCGTTTGCCGCAGCACCGACGGCTTCGTCCGCCGCTACTTCGCCGCTCGTCGGCACCGCCCATGGTTCTGCCGCGCAGGCACCTGCATTCGCATCGAGCATTGCACCCGTTACCGCTGCGGCTTCGCCGGTCGGTATAACCGGCACTGCATCCGGTTCGCTTTCGCAACCGGCCGCATTGGCATCGACCGTTGCACCGGTCGCGTCGACTTCCCCGGTCGGTGTAACCGGCACTGCATCCGGTTCGCTTTCGCAACCGGCCGCATCGGCATCGACCGTTGCACCGGTCGCGCCGGCTTTCCCGGTCGGTGTAACCGGCACTGCATCCGGTTCGCTTTCGCAACCGGCCGCATCGGCATCGACCGTTGCACCGGTCGCGCCGGCTTCCCCGGTCGATGTAACCGGCACGGCATCCGCTTCGCTTTCGCAGCCGGTCGCATCGGTGTCGACCATTGCACCGATCGAGTCGACTTTCCCGGTCGGCGTAACCGGCACGGCATCCGCTTCGCTTTCGCAACCGGCCGCGTCGGCACCGACCGTTGCACCGATCGCGCCGGCTTCCCCGGTCGGTGTAACCGGCACGGCATCCGCGTCGCTTTCGCAACCGGCCGCGTCGGCACCGACCGTTGCACCGATCGCGCCGGCTTCCCCGGTCGGTGTAACCGGCACGGCATCCGCGTCGCTTTCGCAGCCGGTCGCATCGGCATCGACCGTTGCACCGGTCGCGTCAGCAGCGCCGGTCGGCATTACGGACGAGATTTACGGTTCACTTGCCCGCGCATCGACGCCCGCATCGACCGTCGCGCCCGCCGCGACACCGTCGACGAGCGGCGCGTCGGGTTCGGCATCCGGTTCGATCGCGCAAGCGTCCGCACCGGCGACATCATCGGCGACCGCTCCCGCGGCACCTGCAAATTTCGCGTCCGGCTCGATCGCCGCGCAGCCTTCCGCGCCCGCACCGACTCTTCCGGCCAACACGGCAACCTCGTCGACCGGCACGCCATTCGGCGCGTCCGGCACAGCAGCACCGCAGCCGACGACCAACCTGCCCGTGCTGCCAGCCGCTTCCGTCGTAACAACACCGTCGGCCAGCACCATCGCCCCGATGACCACGGCGGCAGCCGCTCCGGCTCAACCGGTCGCAGGCTCGCCTGTCGCCGCGGTCGGATCGCTGGCGTCCATCGCAGCCACAACCGCGACGCAGACCCTGCCGATTGCTTCCGCGCCTGCGGCAACCGCCACCGCCACGTTCGCAACGCCGCCCGCCCCTGCCGCATCGTCGGCGAGCTGGTCAGCACCGAATGTGTCCGCAACACCGCCTGCGCCGTCGACCACCGCACCGCAGCCGGCAACAACCGTTCCCGGTGCCGGCCTGCCCGTGCCGGCGACTGTCGCTGCCGCGCCGGCGATTCCCGTTGCCGCGCCCGTCGGCGCTATCGCCGCCGTGGCAACCGAACCGGCTACGCCAGCCGCGACCGAAACAACCGACGCCCCCGCGCGCCAGCCGCGCCCGAACGCGTTCGAATTCCACGCGCCCGCGTCGTTCAACGTCGAACTGCCGACGCTCGACCTGCTCGAGCCCGCGTCCGACGACGTCGAAATGATCACCGAGGAACACCTCGCACAGACGGCCCAGGTGATCGAACAGCGGTTGCAGGAATTCAAGGTGCCGGTGACGGTCGTCGGCGCATCGGCCGGCCCCGTGATCACGCGCTTCGAGATCGAACCCGCGCTCGGCGTGCGCGGCAGCCAGATCGTCGGCCTCATGAAGGACCTGTCGCGCGGCCTCGGCCTCACGTCGATCCGCGTCGTCGAGACGATTCCCGGCAAGACCTGCATGGGCCTCGAACTGCCGAACGCGAAGCGCCAGATGATCCGCCTGTCGGAAATCCTTGCCGCGCGCGAGTACCAGCATTCACAGTCGCAGTTGACGATCGCGATGGGCAAGGACATCACGGGCCGCCCGGTCGTCACCGATCTGGCGAAGGCGCCGCACATGCTCGTTGCCGGCACGACAGGCTCGGGCAAATCGGTCGCGATCAACGCGATGATCCTGTCGCTGCTGTACAAGGCGACGCCCGAGGACGTGCGGCTCATCATGATCGACCCGAAGATGCTGGAACTGTCGGTCTACGAAGGCATTCCGCACCTGCTCGCGCCGGTCGTCACCGACATGAAGCTCGCGGCAAACGCGCTGAACTGGTGCGTCGGCGAAATGGAGAAGCGCTACCGGCTGATGTCGGCCGTCGGCGTGCGCAACCTCGCGGGCTTCAACCAGAAGATCCGCGACGCGGAAGCGAAGGAAAAGAAGATCGGCAACCCGTTCTCGCTGACGCCCGAGGATCCCGAGCCGCTGTCGAAACTGCCGCTGATCGTCGTCGTGATCGACGAGCTGGCCGACCTGATGATGGTCGCCGGCAAGAAGATCGAGGAGCTGATCGCGCGCCTCGCGCAGAAGGCGCGCGCGGCCGGCATCCACCTGATCCTCGCGACGCAGCGTCCGTCCGTCGACGTGATCACGGGCCTGATCAAGGCGAACATCCCGACGCGCGTCGCGTTCCAGGTGTCGTCGAAGATCGACTCGCGCACGATCCTCGACCAGATGGGCGCCGAATCGCTGCTCGGGATGGGCGACATGCTGTTCCTGCCGCCGGGCACGGGTTATCCGCAGCGCGTGCACGGCGCGTTCGTCGCCGACGAGGAAGTGCACCGGATCGTCGAGTACCTGAAGCAGTTCGGCGAGCCGCAGTACGAGGAAGGGATTCTCGACGGCCCGGCCGCCGACGGCGCGACGCAGGACCTGTTCGGCGAAGCGCCGGACGCGGAAGCCGATCCGCTGTACGACGAAGCCGTCGCGTTCGTCGTGCGCACGCGGCGCGCGTCGATCTCGTCGGTGCAGCGGCAGTTGCGCATCGGCTACAACCGCGCCGCGCGCCTCGTCGAGCAGATGGAGGCGGCCGGGCTCGTATCGGCGATGGGCATCAACGGCAGCCGCGAGGTGCTCGTGCCGGCCGCGGCCGACTGA